A portion of the Barnesiella propionica genome contains these proteins:
- a CDS encoding complex I subunit 4 family protein, translating into MNFLSLFVLIPLLMMLGLALSKNMKQIRTVAVVGSTIQLLLAIGTVVLYLQERVAGNTDEMLFVAKTMWFAPLNIHYAVGVDGISVAMLLLSAIIVFAGVFASWKIQPLPKEFFLWLILLSIGVFGFFISIDLFTMFMFYEVALIPMYLLIGVWGSGNKNYSAMKLTLMLMGGSAFLLVGILGIYFHSSVDGNFTMNILEIAKNNAIPPFVQNYLFPLTFVGFGVLGAMFPFHTWSPDGHASAPTAVSMLHAGVLMKLGGYGCFRVAIYLMPQAAQELAWIFLILTGISVVYGAFSACVQKDLKYINAYSSVSHCGLVLFAILMLNTTAMTGAVLQMLSHGLMTALFFALIGMIYGRTHTRMITEMGGLMKIMPFLSVCYVIAGFASLGLPGLSGFIAEMTIFVGSFQHTDTFHRVLTILACTSIVITAVYILRVVGKLLYGKVQNEHHRELTDATWFEKLSAVTLIVAVAGLGSVPGWISDMISKSITTIIERL; encoded by the coding sequence ATGAATTTTCTATCTTTATTTGTGCTTATTCCTCTTTTGATGATGCTGGGACTGGCCTTGTCAAAGAATATGAAACAGATACGTACGGTAGCAGTAGTCGGCTCAACCATTCAGTTGTTGCTTGCCATTGGTACTGTGGTACTTTATTTACAGGAACGTGTGGCGGGAAATACCGATGAAATGTTGTTTGTCGCAAAGACGATGTGGTTCGCTCCGCTTAATATCCATTATGCGGTAGGTGTGGACGGTATATCGGTCGCCATGTTGTTATTGTCGGCTATCATTGTATTTGCAGGCGTTTTTGCATCCTGGAAGATACAACCGCTACCCAAAGAATTTTTCCTGTGGCTTATTTTATTATCGATAGGTGTTTTCGGTTTCTTTATTTCCATAGACCTGTTCACGATGTTCATGTTCTATGAAGTAGCCCTTATTCCTATGTACTTGCTTATAGGCGTATGGGGAAGCGGTAACAAGAATTATTCGGCGATGAAGCTGACGCTCATGCTGATGGGAGGCTCTGCATTCCTGCTCGTGGGTATTCTGGGAATATATTTCCATTCTTCGGTGGATGGCAACTTTACGATGAACATACTGGAAATTGCCAAGAATAATGCGATACCTCCTTTTGTCCAGAATTATTTATTTCCGCTGACGTTTGTAGGATTCGGTGTGCTGGGAGCTATGTTCCCGTTCCATACTTGGTCTCCCGACGGTCATGCTTCGGCTCCTACTGCAGTGTCCATGTTGCACGCCGGAGTTCTGATGAAACTGGGAGGTTACGGATGTTTCCGTGTTGCGATTTATCTGATGCCTCAGGCTGCTCAGGAGTTAGCTTGGATATTCCTTATCCTGACGGGTATCAGCGTGGTTTACGGGGCGTTCAGCGCTTGTGTCCAGAAAGACTTGAAATATATTAATGCATATTCTTCGGTAAGTCACTGCGGGCTGGTATTGTTTGCAATCCTTATGCTCAATACGACAGCTATGACAGGTGCTGTCCTTCAGATGTTGTCGCACGGTCTTATGACAGCTCTTTTCTTTGCGCTTATAGGCATGATATACGGACGTACACATACTCGTATGATTACTGAAATGGGAGGGTTGATGAAAATCATGCCGTTTCTTTCGGTATGTTATGTAATCGCCGGTTTCGCTTCTCTGGGTTTACCGGGACTTAGCGGATTCATTGCTGAAATGACGATTTTTGTCGGCTCGTTCCAGCATACCGATACATTCCATCGCGTATTGACGATTCTCGCTTGTACTTCTATTGTGATCACTGCCGTATATATACTGCGTGTCGTAGGAAAATTGCTGTACGGGAAGGTACAGAACGAGCATCATCGCGAACTTACCGATGCAACCTGGTTTGAAAAATTGTCGGCTGTTACATTGATAGTGGCTGTCGCCGGACTGGGTTCTGTTCCGGGTTGGATATCGGATATGATTAGTAAAAGTATAACCACAATTATTGAACGCTTATAA
- a CDS encoding NADH-quinone oxidoreductase subunit N → MDYSQFLYMRGELSLLLVFVLIFLFDTFGSEKSKKYFSVTACLLFAAHTIYNIMPAGDATAFAGMYHTSPIISIVKTILNIGTLAVLIQATGWVDTDGIKIRRGEFYELILITLFGMYLMISSGHFLLFFIGLETASLPMAALVSYNKSKEESFEAGAKYLFTAVFSSAVLLMGISFVYGIVGSLYFSDIAGMIAMNNSALLIVALVFFMAGMGFKLSLVPFHLWTADVYQGAPTQVTSYLSVISKGAGAFAFMLILFHAFGTIEVVWQNILWGIVAVTITVANLFAIRQKNLKRFLAFSSISQAGYIMLGVMAGSAYGMASLVYYILVYIFSNLAAFGVISAIENKTGKVNMDDYNGLYSTNPKLSWVMMLAMFSLAGIPPFAGFFSKFFIFAAAAREGFYVLVLIALINTIISLYYYLLVVKAMFINTSENPVPAFRSDNAARLGLVVCLGGVLLLGILSIVFSFISEYSFGII, encoded by the coding sequence ATGGACTATTCACAATTTTTATACATGCGCGGAGAGTTGTCGCTGTTGTTGGTATTCGTACTGATATTCCTGTTCGACACGTTCGGCTCGGAGAAGAGTAAAAAATATTTCTCCGTAACCGCCTGCCTTCTCTTTGCGGCACACACTATTTATAACATTATGCCCGCCGGTGATGCAACTGCATTCGCAGGAATGTACCATACATCGCCTATTATTTCGATTGTTAAAACCATACTTAATATCGGTACTTTAGCCGTTTTGATACAGGCGACAGGCTGGGTGGACACCGACGGTATAAAAATACGCCGGGGAGAGTTTTATGAACTTATTCTCATTACCTTGTTCGGAATGTACCTGATGATATCTTCCGGTCACTTCCTGCTTTTCTTTATCGGTCTGGAAACGGCTTCTTTACCGATGGCTGCTTTGGTCTCTTATAACAAGAGCAAAGAAGAATCTTTCGAGGCCGGTGCAAAATACCTGTTTACCGCCGTATTTTCTTCAGCTGTATTGCTGATGGGTATTTCTTTTGTGTACGGAATCGTCGGTTCGTTGTATTTTTCTGATATAGCCGGTATGATAGCCATGAATAACAGTGCTTTACTGATCGTTGCTCTTGTTTTCTTTATGGCCGGCATGGGATTCAAATTGTCTTTGGTTCCCTTCCATTTGTGGACTGCCGATGTTTATCAGGGAGCACCGACGCAGGTAACTTCATATCTCTCTGTAATATCCAAGGGAGCGGGTGCATTTGCTTTTATGCTTATTCTTTTTCATGCTTTCGGAACGATAGAGGTCGTATGGCAGAATATCCTGTGGGGTATTGTTGCTGTGACTATAACAGTTGCCAACCTGTTCGCTATTCGCCAAAAGAACTTGAAGCGTTTCCTTGCATTCTCTTCCATATCACAGGCCGGTTATATTATGCTGGGTGTTATGGCCGGAAGCGCTTATGGTATGGCATCGTTGGTGTATTACATTCTGGTTTATATTTTTTCCAATCTGGCTGCCTTCGGGGTTATCTCGGCTATAGAGAACAAGACCGGAAAAGTCAATATGGATGATTATAACGGATTGTATTCTACCAATCCTAAATTGAGTTGGGTCATGATGCTGGCTATGTTTTCTCTGGCCGGTATTCCTCCGTTCGCCGGATTCTTTAGCAAATTCTTTATTTTTGCTGCTGCAGCCCGCGAAGGTTTCTATGTGCTGGTTCTTATCGCTTTGATAAATACGATTATTTCGCTTTACTACTATTTGCTGGTCGTGAAAGCTATGTTTATCAATACGAGCGAAAATCCTGTTCCTGCATTCCGCAGTGATAATGCTGCCCGTCTGGGACTGGTCGTATGTCTGGGCGGAGTATTGTTGCTGGGTATTCTGAGCATCGTATTCAGTTTCATATCGGAATATAGTTTCGGAATTATCTGA
- a CDS encoding YjjG family noncanonical pyrimidine nucleotidase — protein MKYRNVFIDLDDTLWDFKSSSAVALKNLYDKYDLDHLFPSFEEFRGLYMRKNHELWELYHHGNITKDELIVERFRFLLKQSGYQDGEDCYALELNESYLMLLSEQTLLVPYAIELLEYLKAKNYRLFVLSNGFTETQYRKLRSGGLESYFDRIVLSDEIGVTKPNPELFRYALEVTGSQIEDTLMIGDNYDADIMGARNSGWGQIYYNPENVPVTGVIPDYMVGDLRDIMTIL, from the coding sequence ATGAAATATAGAAATGTTTTTATCGATCTGGATGATACTTTATGGGATTTTAAATCCAGTTCGGCTGTCGCTCTGAAAAATTTATATGATAAATATGATTTGGATCACTTATTTCCCTCCTTTGAGGAATTCAGGGGATTATATATGAGAAAGAATCATGAATTATGGGAGCTTTACCATCATGGCAATATTACGAAAGATGAATTGATAGTGGAACGTTTCCGCTTTCTTTTGAAACAATCCGGTTATCAGGATGGGGAAGACTGTTATGCTTTGGAGTTAAATGAAAGTTATCTGATGCTTTTATCGGAACAAACATTATTGGTTCCGTATGCCATAGAGTTGTTGGAATATTTGAAAGCAAAGAATTACCGTTTATTCGTTTTAAGCAATGGTTTTACCGAGACCCAGTATAGAAAATTGCGTTCCGGAGGGTTGGAGTCTTATTTTGACAGAATAGTGTTGTCGGATGAAATTGGTGTGACAAAACCTAATCCGGAACTTTTTCGCTATGCGCTGGAAGTGACCGGTTCACAGATTGAAGATACCCTTATGATAGGGGACAATTATGATGCTGATATTATGGGGGCCCGTAACAGTGGCTGGGGACAGATTTATTATAATCCGGAGAATGTGCCGGTAACAGGAGTGATACCTGATTATATGGTCGGGGATCTGAGGGATATCATGACTATTTTATAG
- a CDS encoding GNAT family N-acetyltransferase encodes MKETLIIRSATENDAEDILRIYSYYVMNTVITFEYTVPSLDDFRERIRNIISVYPFLVCLVNGRIAGYAYASPHMERAAYHWNAVLSVYLENKYTGQGIGSILYETLMDILKKQHVQNVYGIVTYPNIPSEKLHLKTGFTPVGIFHHTGFKYNRWHDVIWYEKFIGDNEKEPEPLVAYSHVEGNLLKVVLENN; translated from the coding sequence ATGAAAGAAACGTTGATAATAAGGTCGGCAACAGAAAATGATGCGGAAGACATATTACGTATTTACTCATATTATGTCATGAATACGGTTATAACATTCGAATATACGGTTCCGTCTCTGGACGATTTTAGAGAACGTATAAGAAATATAATCTCTGTTTACCCTTTTTTGGTATGTCTCGTGAATGGTCGTATAGCAGGATATGCTTATGCATCGCCTCATATGGAACGTGCAGCTTATCACTGGAATGCGGTATTGTCGGTTTATCTCGAGAATAAATATACGGGACAAGGTATTGGTTCTATTTTATATGAAACTTTAATGGATATACTGAAAAAACAACATGTACAAAATGTATATGGTATTGTAACATATCCAAATATACCGAGTGAGAAACTTCATCTGAAAACCGGTTTCACCCCCGTAGGAATCTTTCATCATACGGGATTTAAATACAACCGTTGGCATGATGTAATCTGGTATGAGAAATTTATAGGAGACAATGAAAAAGAGCCGGAACCTTTGGTTGCTTATTCCCATGTGGAGGGGAATTTATTAAAAGTCGTTTTGGAAAATAATTGA
- a CDS encoding ferritin, whose amino-acid sequence MLSKKMEEALNAQINAEFWSAYLYLSMSAHFAAAGNSGFANWFEVQFKEEQDHAAIFTKYILSRGGKVMLKPIDGVKTEWTSPLNAFEDTLEHEQKVTAMINNLYAIATEEHDYATQSMLKWFIDEQVEEEETAQGLIDSLKMIKDNGFGLYMLDKELKVRAYTQAAPLAGSAE is encoded by the coding sequence ATGTTAAGTAAAAAAATGGAAGAGGCATTAAATGCTCAGATTAATGCGGAATTTTGGTCGGCTTATCTTTATCTTTCTATGTCCGCACATTTTGCGGCAGCTGGAAATTCGGGTTTTGCAAACTGGTTTGAAGTGCAATTCAAAGAGGAACAGGATCATGCAGCTATTTTTACCAAATATATTCTTTCCCGTGGCGGCAAAGTTATGCTGAAACCTATCGACGGCGTAAAGACGGAATGGACGTCCCCGTTGAATGCTTTTGAAGATACGTTGGAACATGAACAAAAAGTTACGGCGATGATCAATAACTTGTATGCGATTGCTACGGAAGAGCATGATTATGCTACGCAGAGCATGCTGAAATGGTTTATCGATGAACAGGTTGAAGAAGAAGAAACAGCACAAGGCTTGATAGATAGTCTCAAAATGATCAAAGATAACGGTTTCGGACTGTACATGCTGGATAAGGAGTTAAAAGTCCGTGCTTATACTCAGGCTGCTCCGCTTGCCGGAAGTGCAGAATAA
- a CDS encoding helix-turn-helix transcriptional regulator has translation MKKLVWLSVLLFSFISCHRQDIKEILWEAEELSDRNPDSVLLILEQIDYPQKLRPNEKALFGFLKARADVMLGKSMASDSLILYTLDYYKENNDSIRLLKSYIPAFHFYKWKGDTLHMLRIWNKGLSLAVDLEDSISISSFYDIMAYCRFNLGRDNPESVGYFKKSLNYQDKSKTYYMLGLCYDTIDNDSLYNYLEKGIKVALQQEKDTLIACHYLRNYAGIMVKRNKRDKAMELIRHTYRLSPYYKNVFANDLIIAEIFIRENNMDSAMFYLDKGEQDNLNMSFGKSSQENFTLKNLSALYRSIVNYTRNRTLDVLPIVRYNDSIYVDIREQYKRLREKDEIRNQLERQNLLLAIDRQRIFFGSLACIVLLILIIGAICLSIRNHHYKLAEAEERVEVLTRLLDDAVKTNPGKGPDGNLFKKILLQQLGIIRLVAVSPSVHNRELLRRMAEITDKELPVESLLVWDDLYSVIDSAYNGFYSGMVNLYKDILNEKEIQLCCLLCAGFSTKEISVVAQQSVPTVYQRKTTIRRKLGMDEKEDIVIFIASKIYM, from the coding sequence ATGAAAAAGCTCGTATGGTTGTCGGTTTTACTTTTTTCTTTCATATCTTGTCATCGGCAAGATATAAAAGAAATATTATGGGAAGCGGAAGAGTTATCAGACAGAAATCCCGACAGTGTACTCCTGATTCTGGAACAAATCGATTATCCTCAGAAATTGCGGCCTAATGAGAAGGCATTATTCGGTTTCTTAAAGGCCAGAGCAGATGTTATGCTGGGAAAATCTATGGCAAGCGATTCTCTAATTTTATACACATTAGATTATTATAAAGAAAATAATGATAGCATACGGTTGCTCAAGTCATATATTCCGGCTTTCCATTTTTATAAATGGAAGGGTGATACGCTCCATATGCTTCGCATCTGGAATAAAGGACTGTCTTTAGCTGTGGATTTGGAAGATAGTATTTCCATATCTTCTTTTTATGATATAATGGCTTATTGTCGTTTTAATCTGGGCAGAGATAATCCGGAATCTGTGGGTTATTTTAAGAAAAGCCTGAATTATCAGGATAAATCGAAGACATATTATATGCTCGGTCTCTGTTATGATACGATAGATAATGATTCTTTATACAATTATCTGGAGAAAGGAATAAAGGTAGCTTTGCAGCAAGAAAAAGATACATTAATAGCTTGTCATTACCTGCGTAATTATGCAGGTATAATGGTAAAGAGAAACAAAAGAGATAAAGCGATGGAATTAATCAGGCATACCTACCGTTTGTCTCCGTATTATAAGAACGTATTTGCTAATGATCTGATAATAGCTGAAATCTTTATTCGGGAGAATAACATGGATTCGGCTATGTTTTATCTCGATAAAGGAGAACAGGATAATCTTAATATGAGTTTCGGTAAAAGTTCACAAGAAAATTTTACTCTTAAGAATCTCTCCGCATTATATAGAAGTATTGTTAATTATACACGTAATCGTACATTGGATGTTCTCCCTATAGTCCGCTATAACGATTCCATTTATGTGGACATTAGAGAACAGTATAAACGGCTTCGGGAAAAAGATGAGATCCGAAATCAATTGGAACGCCAGAATCTGTTATTGGCAATAGACCGGCAACGTATATTTTTCGGGTCTTTAGCTTGCATTGTCCTTTTGATATTAATTATCGGGGCGATTTGTTTGTCTATTCGTAATCATCACTATAAGTTGGCTGAAGCGGAAGAACGTGTGGAGGTATTGACGCGCCTTTTGGACGATGCTGTAAAAACAAACCCGGGAAAGGGACCTGACGGTAATCTTTTTAAGAAAATATTATTACAACAGTTAGGCATCATACGTTTGGTTGCTGTATCTCCTTCGGTACATAACCGGGAACTTTTACGTCGTATGGCGGAGATAACCGATAAAGAATTACCTGTGGAATCATTATTGGTGTGGGATGACCTTTATTCAGTTATCGATTCGGCATATAATGGTTTTTATTCTGGGATGGTAAATCTGTATAAAGATATACTGAATGAAAAAGAGATACAGCTTTGTTGCCTGTTATGTGCCGGGTTTTCCACAAAAGAGATAAGTGTAGTTGCACAACAAAGCGTACCTACGGTTTACCAGCGTAAAACAACCATTCGCAGAAAGTTAGGAATGGATGAAAAAGAAGATATTGTCATTTTTATCGCCTCCAAAATATATATGTAA
- a CDS encoding ChaN family lipoprotein, with amino-acid sequence MKFFIVLIVIFMSVTFSVFSINDIADFKVRSIERRIVEYKDTFDLSSPLNSFLTFEYLIVNGKRGLQREASSYRIKSYMAKSGAPAVQINESKRNGILHRTIREVWTYKDSVAAVITDYVDSLCLIRFMSCEDGKWLNAGEDMSVTLLNARNVVREKSHNFLSMLRRVQCLKYVPSDTLSFVNYLNEAGMEPEDYLLRMLEKHKLLIYGEVHRRRISWELMKRVISDPRFYKTTGTVYMELSTDKQKELDRFFDNETIKPDIILSIFQDVQINGWYDRGMYEFILELWKLNKSLSPKDRIRVVAVDMPRPFSSLYSKEEYSDFFDNTEDRNNWMADQIERDMRSAIHTQSHLFIVGCAHAYKSSVPGIASAASGEDARLTVAAQLAGRFKQEDVFTVFSHTAIISNNGVIHGKIRHGVFDYAFMRTGYKPVAFSLQKSPFGMEPFDGIYEISYNESAGNYVDNFDGYIFLEPLENEESEYILYDIFTDDYVQELKRRAVISDSEHERWYGLPVKDLTKEAIISNLKKATEGKKRWEALFR; translated from the coding sequence ATGAAATTTTTTATCGTATTAATTGTCATTTTTATGTCGGTTACCTTTTCGGTTTTTTCCATAAACGATATAGCAGATTTTAAAGTCAGGAGTATAGAACGCAGGATCGTTGAGTATAAAGATACGTTCGATTTGTCTTCTCCGCTGAATTCATTCCTGACATTTGAATACTTAATAGTGAATGGAAAACGGGGTTTACAAAGAGAGGCGTCTTCATATCGTATAAAATCATATATGGCTAAGTCTGGTGCTCCAGCTGTGCAGATTAATGAAAGTAAGAGGAATGGTATACTGCACCGAACGATCCGGGAAGTATGGACTTATAAAGATTCAGTAGCAGCTGTTATAACAGATTATGTCGATTCTCTTTGTTTGATCAGATTTATGAGCTGTGAGGACGGAAAATGGCTTAATGCCGGAGAGGATATGAGTGTAACTCTTTTAAATGCGCGGAATGTCGTAAGAGAGAAATCACATAATTTTCTCTCTATGTTACGAAGAGTGCAATGCTTGAAATATGTACCTTCTGATACTTTGTCGTTTGTCAATTATTTAAATGAAGCAGGAATGGAACCGGAAGATTATTTGTTAAGGATGTTGGAGAAGCATAAGCTATTGATATATGGTGAAGTGCATAGGCGCAGAATATCGTGGGAGTTGATGAAGAGGGTAATCAGTGATCCCCGGTTTTACAAAACCACAGGAACTGTTTATATGGAATTATCGACCGATAAGCAAAAAGAATTGGACCGTTTTTTTGATAATGAAACTATCAAGCCGGATATTATTCTGAGTATATTTCAGGATGTTCAGATAAATGGATGGTATGACCGGGGTATGTATGAGTTTATACTTGAGTTGTGGAAGCTGAATAAAAGTTTATCCCCAAAAGACCGGATACGTGTTGTGGCAGTAGATATGCCACGTCCTTTCAGTTCTTTATATAGTAAAGAAGAATATAGTGATTTTTTCGATAATACTGAAGACCGTAATAACTGGATGGCGGACCAAATAGAAAGAGATATGCGCTCTGCTATTCATACACAGAGCCATTTGTTTATCGTAGGATGTGCACACGCGTATAAATCCAGTGTCCCTGGTATTGCTTCTGCAGCTTCGGGAGAGGATGCCCGTTTGACGGTCGCGGCGCAGTTAGCGGGACGTTTTAAACAAGAAGATGTATTTACCGTATTTTCTCATACTGCAATCATCAGTAATAATGGTGTGATTCATGGTAAAATAAGACACGGTGTCTTTGATTATGCTTTTATGAGAACCGGATATAAACCTGTTGCTTTCAGTTTGCAGAAAAGTCCTTTTGGGATGGAGCCTTTCGATGGGATTTATGAAATAAGTTATAACGAGAGTGCTGGTAATTATGTCGATAATTTTGATGGTTATATTTTTCTCGAGCCGTTGGAGAATGAGGAATCAGAATATATTCTTTATGATATATTCACAGACGATTACGTGCAGGAACTGAAAAGAAGGGCTGTTATATCAGATTCGGAACATGAACGATGGTATGGTCTCCCTGTAAAAGATTTGACAAAAGAAGCTATTATTTCTAATTTAAAAAAAGCTACAGAGGGGAAGAAGCGGTGGGAGGCTCTTTTTCGGTAA
- a CDS encoding J domain-containing protein, which translates to MKKSLFLFFFLIYYISQNLLSAQNYLYKERATGAMSTLSFIENGISLNVMGSILNFKLENPNYGNDLILYQNPGEKNAIFLSKKNYSFCLYLDGASLLYIFDLSSSTPPPYYIDSNSDNTTNNFSTYKQACSMCKGKGWIAGCSTPNYGTGSYICHECDRTVPASHSHDKCPACNGKGYINKIK; encoded by the coding sequence ATGAAAAAATCTTTATTTTTATTCTTTTTTTTAATTTATTATATTTCTCAGAATTTATTGTCCGCCCAAAACTACTTGTACAAAGAAAGAGCAACAGGAGCTATGTCTACATTATCGTTTATTGAAAATGGTATTTCATTAAATGTGATGGGTAGTATACTAAATTTTAAACTAGAAAATCCCAATTATGGCAATGATCTAATCTTATACCAAAATCCAGGAGAAAAAAATGCAATATTTTTATCTAAAAAAAATTATAGTTTCTGTCTTTATTTAGATGGAGCTTCCCTTCTTTATATATTTGACTTATCCTCTTCGACCCCTCCTCCATATTATATAGATAGCAATTCTGATAATACAACAAATAATTTTTCAACCTATAAACAAGCCTGTTCTATGTGTAAAGGAAAAGGATGGATTGCAGGATGTAGCACTCCAAATTATGGAACCGGATCATACATATGTCACGAGTGCGACAGAACCGTTCCAGCCTCCCACAGCCATGACAAATGTCCTGCATGTAATGGAAAAGGTTATATAAATAAAATCAAATAA
- a CDS encoding LysM peptidoglycan-binding domain-containing protein has translation MKRHLLQGVLFISIIILSSCSRRIIDFTIISSKNVPITNQGGNFQKATKRVKGVDSKWSVLFIPGIPDMKEAIDNAIEQYPGAIALTDGVIYNKSWSCYLFGQNKYIVEGTPLFINSECKHLENRHFLHNEMESTNIQQPETASEFAVNYQQERSIPQKQSSKKESTMRVEHTVEQGETMAKIAALYKTTILDILRWNKLSSIKVYEGMKLIIYI, from the coding sequence ATGAAAAGGCATTTATTACAAGGAGTATTATTTATTAGTATTATAATACTATCAAGTTGTTCTCGAAGAATCATTGACTTTACCATTATCTCATCAAAAAATGTACCTATTACGAATCAAGGTGGTAATTTTCAAAAAGCTACAAAAAGAGTAAAAGGAGTAGACTCAAAATGGTCTGTACTATTTATTCCAGGTATTCCAGACATGAAAGAAGCAATTGATAATGCAATAGAACAATACCCCGGAGCTATAGCATTAACAGACGGAGTGATTTATAATAAAAGCTGGTCGTGTTATCTCTTTGGACAAAACAAATACATAGTAGAAGGAACCCCTCTATTTATTAATTCAGAATGTAAACATTTAGAAAATAGACATTTTTTACATAATGAAATGGAAAGCACAAACATTCAACAGCCTGAAACAGCTTCAGAATTTGCTGTAAATTATCAGCAAGAACGATCTATTCCCCAAAAGCAATCTTCTAAAAAAGAGTCAACAATGAGAGTCGAACACACGGTAGAACAAGGAGAAACTATGGCAAAAATTGCTGCACTTTATAAAACAACAATCTTAGACATTTTAAGATGGAATAAACTATCATCCATAAAGGTCTATGAAGGCATGAAACTAATTATATATATTTAA
- a CDS encoding XRE family transcriptional regulator produces the protein MIHIGQLIETELHNQERSVTWFANKLYCDRTNVYSIFKRQSIDTEQLLRISIILKYNFFKYYLEEYNECEKNSTIL, from the coding sequence ATGATACACATTGGTCAATTAATAGAAACTGAACTTCACAACCAAGAACGCTCGGTTACTTGGTTCGCAAATAAGTTATACTGCGACAGGACTAATGTATACTCTATTTTCAAACGACAAAGCATTGACACAGAACAACTGTTAAGAATATCAATTATTCTAAAATATAATTTTTTTAAATACTATCTCGAAGAATACAACGAATGTGAAAAAAATTCTACAATATTGTAG
- a CDS encoding GGGtGRT protein has protein sequence MALFESYDRRIDKINAALNANGIKDIDEAKAICDSIGIDPYKTCEETQPICFENAKWAYVVGAAIAIKKGCKNAADAAEAIGIGLQAFCIPGSVAEDRKVGLGHGNLAARLLREETKCFAFLAGHESFAAAEGAIKIAAKADKVRKEPLRCILNGLGKDAAQIISRINGFTYVQTEFDYFTSELKVVREIAYSNGPRAKVKCYGADDVREGVAIMHKEGVDVSITGNSTNPTRFQHPVAGTYKKECLEQGKKYFSVASGGGTGRTLHPDNMAAGPASYGMTDTMGRMHSDAQFAGSSSVPAHVEMMGFLGIGNNPMVGATVAIAVDVAQALSK, from the coding sequence ATGGCATTATTTGAAAGTTATGATCGTCGTATCGACAAGATCAATGCAGCTCTGAACGCTAACGGAATCAAAGACATCGATGAAGCAAAAGCGATTTGCGACAGTATTGGTATCGATCCTTATAAAACGTGTGAAGAAACTCAGCCAATATGTTTCGAAAACGCAAAATGGGCCTATGTTGTAGGTGCAGCCATCGCTATCAAGAAGGGTTGCAAAAACGCCGCTGACGCTGCCGAAGCTATCGGTATCGGCTTACAGGCTTTCTGCATCCCCGGTTCTGTTGCCGAAGACCGTAAAGTAGGTTTAGGACATGGTAACCTCGCAGCCCGTCTGCTCCGTGAAGAGACCAAATGTTTCGCATTCCTGGCCGGCCACGAATCGTTCGCTGCTGCAGAAGGAGCGATCAAAATCGCTGCCAAAGCGGACAAAGTACGTAAAGAACCCCTCCGTTGTATCCTCAACGGTCTGGGTAAAGACGCTGCTCAAATCATTTCCCGTATCAATGGATTTACATACGTTCAAACTGAATTCGATTATTTCACCAGCGAACTCAAAGTCGTACGTGAAATAGCATATTCTAACGGTCCCCGTGCAAAAGTAAAATGTTACGGTGCCGATGACGTACGCGAAGGTGTAGCCATCATGCATAAAGAAGGTGTAGACGTATCTATTACGGGTAACTCTACCAACCCTACCCGCTTCCAACACCCGGTTGCAGGTACTTATAAAAAAGAATGCCTCGAACAAGGTAAGAAATATTTCTCTGTTGCTTCGGGCGGTGGTACAGGACGTACGCTGCACCCCGATAACATGGCAGCGGGCCCTGCCTCTTACGGTATGACCGATACTATGGGCCGTATGCACAGTGACGCTCAGTTCGCAGGTTCATCCTCAGTTCCTGCTCACGTGGAAATGATGGGATTCCTGGGAATTGGTAACAATCCTATGGTAGGTGCTACCGTTGCTATCGCCGTAGACGTTGCTCAAGCTTTAAGCAAGTAA